The following is a genomic window from Micromonospora cathayae.
CGCCTGCCTGCGGAAGGCTGGCTTCCCGGTTCTGATGGCGACGCACGCCAACTGGTTGCTGGACGTCTACGTCTACGGGTTCGCCCTACAGGAAGCCAGCCTGCCGTTCGACACCGCCGGTGAATTCGCGGACATGGCCAGCGACGTCTTCCTGCCCCAGCTTCCTCCTGACGAGTTCCCCTACCTCAACGAGTCCGCCGCGGCGCTCGTCGCTGCCGGCTACGACCCGGCAGAGGAGTTCATGTTCGGGCTCGACCTCGTCCTAGCCGCCCTCGAGCCCCTGAGAGCCTCCGCATAGCGACGCTCACGGACCGTAGCTCAGAACAGGGTCAGCGGCTCGGCCGGGCTCGGTTCGGTCGGGATCGGGTCGGGCAGCGGTGCCAGGCCGGGCAGCTTCGCCCGTACCTCGTCGTGGAAGCGGCGGGCGAGCAGCGGCGCGTCGGCGTTGTCCGGGGTGTGCACGAACATGGTGGGGGAGCGGCCCTCGCGCAGCCAGCCGACCACCACGTCCACCCAGCGCTGCCAGCCCTCGACGGTCCGGGTGTCGTCGTCGCGGCCCAGGTAGCGGACGATCGGCCGGTCGGTCAGCGCGTCCGTACGCAGCGGCATGCGGGGTTTCTTCGTCCAGGCGTCCCGCTCCGCGTCACTGGTCGGCGGGGAGGCGAAGAACGCGGTGGTGTCGAAGGGCACCCACTCGGCGGCCACCGGCGCGAGCGCCTCTTCGAGCAGCCGCGCCGCCTGCGGATCGGTGAAGAAGGCGGGATGGCGGACCTCCACCGCGTACCGGTGGTCCGTGGGCAGCCGGCGCAGGAAACGGGCGAGGGTGGGTACGTCGGTGGGGCCGAAACCACCCGGCAACTGGAGCCAGAGAGCGTGCGTCCGGGGGCCGAGCGGCTCGACGGCGTGCAGGAAGGCCCGCAACTCCTCGTCGGCGGCGGTGAGTCGCCGGTCGTGCGTGACGGTGCGGGGCAGTTTGAGGACGAACCGGAACCCGGGGTCGGTCTGCTCCGCCCACGATGCCACCGTGTCCCGGGCCGGGGTGGCGTAGAAGGTGGTGTTCCCCTCGACCGCGTCACACCAACCGGCGTAGTGCCGCAGCCGCTCGTGCGGTGCCAGCGGGTGCGCCAGGATTCGCCCGGACCAGGACCGGTGGGTCCACATCGCACAGCCCACGTGAAGACGCATGGGTCCAGGTTCTCACCGGCCACCGCCGGCACGTCAGCCGGTGGTCAGCCGGCCACCGCCCACCGCTCGGGCCGGGGCTCCGCGACCGGCTCGACCGGCCGGTGCCGCTCCCGGCCGGGCAACCGGAGCAGGCGGTACATGGTGGCGGTGAGCAACCTGGCGGCCTCACCTGGCCGCCCGGTCAGCGCCTCCGTCACGGCCTGCCGGTCGACGGGTCGGATCGCCCGCAGCTGCGGAGCCAACTCCCGGTCGGGATCCAGCCGACCGGCTGCGGCGGTGACGAGAGCCTGCGGTGATCCGCCGTTGACGACTTCCGGGCGGGCCGGCAGCGTCAGCACGGGACGCCCGACGGCGGCAGCGTAGGTGGTGACCGAGCCGTGGTCGCCGAGCACCTGATCGGCGGCGACGAGGAGGCTGCGCCAGTCCTCGGCGGGATCCGGCAGCAGTAGTCCGGCCGCGAGGCAGTCCCGGAGCCAGGCCCGGATCTGGCGGTGTCCGTGCGCCGCCCAGATCGCGGGGTGGAGCAACGCGGCCGTTCGGAAGCCGGACGCCGGGAGTTGCGCGATCAGTTGCGGCAGTAGCTCCGGCCAGCGGGCGAACAGTCCGTCCTGCCCCCAGGTGGAGCTGACCACGACGAGCTGCTGGTCGTCGGCGAGGCCGAGCGCCCGGCGGTACCGTCCGCGCAGCGGCAGGCTGGTGACGAGCCGGTCGAAGCACGGGTCGCCGACCACCACCGCCGTGGGGACCGCCTCGGGGCACTGCCGCCCGAGCACGGTCAGTTCGGCGTGGTGGGCGAGCGCGAGCGCGGTCGCCACCGGTCGTCCGTCGTGCGTCAGCCGTTGGGCGTCCAGGCCGTACACGGGTGGTTCCGTCGACGGCGGTCCGCCGGCCGGGCGGGGACGGACCCGTTTGCCGCGCCCCGCGCCGTGCGCCATCACCAGCAGGGGCGCGTGTACCCGTTGCAGACTTCCCAGCGACGCGGCGAGCGCCAGGTCGAAGCGCTCCCGGACGGCCATCTCCCAGGGCAGTACGAGCGCCCCCAGCCGGTCCAGGAAACGGGCCACCGGCCGGTTGAACACGTCGGGCGCGACGGTGAACACGACCTGCACGCGCGGGTCCTCCTCGACGGGCCCGACGACGTCGAGTAGGCGTTGGCAGCTCGCCATCGTGTGCACGACGACCAGTGCCGTACGGGAGACGGATCGGGTCACCCAGTGTTCGGCGTCGATGCCGACGGGGGTTCTCGGCCATTCGCCCAAGGGAACGTCCGCATCCTTTCGTGTGCCCGGCAGCACCGCACGGCCACCGGTCACCGATGACGGTCAGTCGAAGGTGTTGACGGTGAGCCACCGGTCCAGCAGGGCGGCGTCGCCGAGGACCTCGACGCCGTCGCCGCGCGGCGGACGTCGCCCGTACGCGATCAGGAGCAGGTCGGTCATCGGCGCGCGGACCGCGACGGTGGCCCGGCCGTGGGCGTGGGACCAGGTGAACGGCTCGCTGCCGAGGTCGATCAGCCACTCGGCCCCGACCTCGGGGGCGGTGTCGGTGGCGTGCAGGTGCACCGAGCGGCCGGCGTCGGGCGGTGCGGGCCGGTCGTCGTGCTGGCCGGACGTGGACGCCGGGGGCCGGGCGGCGTCGGGTGGGAGCGGGCGGGACATCCTGGCCATCCACTCGTCGAGGGCGTCGGCGGCGGTCTCCGGGCCGACCGCGAACGGGGTGCCGAGGGCCAGAGCCACGTCGGCCCGGTGCACCAGCATCTCGTGCGCCCCGCGCCGGGCCCAGAACGCCGCCCGCTGCATCGTCGGGGCCGGGCTCCACACCGGGGCGTCCGGCCCGGCCGCGCGCAGCGCCTCGACGGTACGGGTCGCCCGTTCGACGAGTTCGGCGGCGAGCTTCGCGGGGTCCTCGTCCCGGTACCCGGCGACGTCCCGCAGCGCGGTGGGGGCGACCGGCCCGGTGGCCCGGGTACGGATGACCGTGTCCACCCACTGTTGCGCGCCGAGCAGGTGCCGCAGCAGGTTGTTGAGGGTCCAGCCGGGGCAGGTGGGGATCGGCAGGTTGGGGTCGACGCCGTCCAGGGTGTCCCGCAGCAGGGTGATCTGGTGCAGGATCTGGGCGCAGTGGTCGTCGTGG
Proteins encoded in this region:
- a CDS encoding DUF72 domain-containing protein, encoding MWTHRSWSGRILAHPLAPHERLRHYAGWCDAVEGNTTFYATPARDTVASWAEQTDPGFRFVLKLPRTVTHDRRLTAADEELRAFLHAVEPLGPRTHALWLQLPGGFGPTDVPTLARFLRRLPTDHRYAVEVRHPAFFTDPQAARLLEEALAPVAAEWVPFDTTAFFASPPTSDAERDAWTKKPRMPLRTDALTDRPIVRYLGRDDDTRTVEGWQRWVDVVVGWLREGRSPTMFVHTPDNADAPLLARRFHDEVRAKLPGLAPLPDPIPTEPSPAEPLTLF
- a CDS encoding maleylpyruvate isomerase family mycothiol-dependent enzyme; translation: MRRPTHDDHCAQILHQITLLRDTLDGVDPNLPIPTCPGWTLNNLLRHLLGAQQWVDTVIRTRATGPVAPTALRDVAGYRDEDPAKLAAELVERATRTVEALRAAGPDAPVWSPAPTMQRAAFWARRGAHEMLVHRADVALALGTPFAVGPETAADALDEWMARMSRPLPPDAARPPASTSGQHDDRPAPPDAGRSVHLHATDTAPEVGAEWLIDLGSEPFTWSHAHGRATVAVRAPMTDLLLIAYGRRPPRGDGVEVLGDAALLDRWLTVNTFD